A single Cannabis sativa cultivar Pink pepper isolate KNU-18-1 chromosome 7, ASM2916894v1, whole genome shotgun sequence DNA region contains:
- the LOC133039714 gene encoding protein FAR1-RELATED SEQUENCE 5-like yields MEAESQAENMNEEQTYEWESITAELNITKPVNEIQICDVLGKSLDKLGKWEAFYEMYAKRMGFGTRKDDVRRSHGVIVMRRWVCCSEGYKRITITETQRKKRPHDVTRTGCQAALRILLTQPSNTWKCKEFSTIHNHDLASSSEVQFLRSYRVVSDGLLAQVRSMNSVGIKTANIMSHVALQSGGYERMPCQLRDVYNRVAGAKREEKIETDSEGALGFLDCLAERDPNFFVVYQVDEENRLANLFWADGNSRVDYVAFGDVLGFDTTYMTNEYNKPLTVLIGVNHHFNTCIFGFALLLHEKLPSYRWLLQKFLECHGDKKPNVVVTDQDVAMKQAIMEHMPDVTHRLCAWHLNTNASKKVKDPIFLKIFKDLMYNYYEEEDFEARWLDVVKTQQLTDNEWCQTTFDTRKQWAETYLRGSFVAGMRTTQRCESINSALKKFLEKNYCLREFVTTIYMTVSKLRHNETANDFKSRCTRPHPPNPTCLTTYYNQCAEFYTRTMYHKVAEQLDLENNYFVISEEQEGEWQIYTIGKFQHPEVRYQVHYCEGQRALHCSCMLYESQGYPCRNLWATMKRLNIRRIPNTLLMKRWSKSAKTNLHLHFNPPAQEQQHIYEMARFGSLSSLTYNLTFYAAKTEDSYTRAKEEIERLTLMFKEEFEMSSNPEGQTPQPGRYRNNPNIIKDPEVVRTKGTGNPREGPNGEQIPRNSRHCRICRSSGHDYRRCPNRQQNTGSQGQQSAHNQPTTDSFNEHSNAYFPEPPSSTQESYYGHSYI; encoded by the coding sequence ATGGAGGCCGAGTCTCAAGCAGAGAACATGAATGAGGAACAAACCTACGAATGGGAAAGCATAACAGCAGAGCTAAACATCACAAAACCAGTGAATGAGATTCAAATATGTGACGTCCTAGGCAAGAGTCTCGACAAACTGGGAAAATGGGAAGCATTCTACGAAATGTATGCGAAACGGATGGGTTTCGGCACAAGAAAAGATGATGTACGACGTTCTCACGGAGTCATCGTAATGCGCAGGTGGGTTTGTTGTTCCGAGGGTTACAAAAGAATCACAATAACGGAAACACAAAGAAAAAAGAGACCTCATGATGTCACTAGAACCGGATGTCAGGCAGCATTACGTATTTTACTCACACAACCGTCTAACACTTGGAAATGCAAAGAGTTCAGCACAATACACAATCACGACCTCGCTTCATCAAGTGAGGTACAATTTTTGAGATCATACCGAGTAGTGTCCGATGGCTTGCTTGCCCAAGTTAGGTCGATGAACTCAGTTGGAATTAAAACTGCCAACATAATGTCTCatgttgctttgcaaagtggagGTTACGAGAGAATGCCATGTCAACTTCGAGATGTCTACAACAGGGTTGCTGGTGCCAAGCGAGAAGAAAAGATAGAGACGGACTCGGAAGGAGCGTTGGGATTTCTTGATTGTCTCGCAGAGAGGGATCCAAATTTCTTCGTTGTATATCAGGTGGACGAGGAGAATCGATTGGCTAACTTATTTTGGGCAGATGGAAACTCACGTGTCGACTATGTGGCTTTTGGGGATGTACTAGGGTTTGATACCACCTACATGACAAATGAGTACAATAAGCCTCTCACTGTTCTCATTGGCGTAAACCACCATTTCAACACATGCATTTTCGGGTTCGCTCTACTCCTCCACGAGAAGCTTCCATCCTATCGTTGGCTACTTCAAAAATTTCTCGAATGCCATGGAGATAAGAAGCCAAATGTTGTAGTTACTGACCAAGATGTGGCCATGAAACAGGCCATCATGGAACACATGCCTGATGTGACACACCGTCTATGTGCTTGGCATCTCAATACAAATGCTTCCAAAAAGGTTAAAGATCCGATCttcttgaaaatatttaaagatcTAATGTACAACTACTACGAGGAGGAGGATTTCGAAGCAAGATGGTTAGACGTCGtcaaaacccaacaactaacAGATAATGAATGGTGCCAAACAACATTCGACACAAGAAAACAGTGGGCAGAAACTTATTTAAGGGGTTCATTCGTTGCAGGAATGAGAACCACACAACGTTGCGAATCGATCAACTCAGCCCTAAAAAAATTTTTAGAGAAGAATTATTGCTTGCGTGAGTTCGTAACAACCATATATATGACAGTCTCAAAGCTCAGACACAACGAGACTGCAAATGACTTCAAAAGCAGATGCACTCGACCTCACCCACCTAATCCTACATGCTTGACCACGTACTACAACCAATGTGctgaattctacacaagaaCTATGTACCACAAGGTTGCTGAGCAGCTTGATTTAGAGAATAATTATTTTGTCATAAGTGAGGAGCAAGAAGGAGAGTGGCAGATATACACCATTGGAAAGTTTCAGCATCCGGAAGTCCGATACCAAGTTCATTACTGTGAAGGCCAACGAGCACTACACTGTAGCTGCATGCTATATGAAAGTCAGGGGTACCCTTGTAGAAATTTATGGGCTACAATGAAAAGATTAAACATCAGAAGAATACCTAATACTCTTCTCATGAAGCGATGGAGCAAATCCGCGAAGAcaaatctccacctacatttTAACCCCCCGGCCCAAGAACAACAACACATTTATGAGATGGCTAGGTTTGGATCTCTCAGCTCATTAACTTATAACTTGACTTTCTATGCAGCAAAAACAGAGGATTCGTACACGCGTGCAAAGGAAGAGATTGAACGGCTAACTCTAATGTTCAAGGAAGAATTTGAGATGAGTTCCAATCCAGAAGGACAGACGCCACAACCTGGAAGATATCGTAACAACCCCAACATTATTAAAGACCCTGAAGTTGTGAGAACAAAGGGTACGGGAAATCCAAGGGAAGGACCGAACGGGGAGCAGAtcccaagaaactcaagacattGTCGCATTTGTCGCTCATCAGGCCATGATTATCGGCGGTGCCCAAACCGTCAACAGAATACTGGATCTCAGGGGCAACAGTCAGCACACAATCAACCAACAACTGACTCATTCAATGAACACTCCAACGCGTATTTCCCTGAACCGCCTTCCTCCACACAAGAATCATACTATggtcattcatatatataa
- the LOC133029213 gene encoding uncharacterized protein LOC133029213 — MVAGGGEDSCGFDGGGPPWRNSLQGHPHCYCGDLAYVWTSSSRANPGRRFFGCPHYENDESRGCDYFCWIDKSHGKRSTDATPGLRNQIKIFEEDKKRNENVIRKLIFIIFICLLIIVQLILR; from the exons ATGGTGGCTGGTGGTGGAGAAGACTCATGCGGGTTCGATGGGGGTGGTCCGCCTTGGAGAAATTCACTTCAGGGACACCCCCATTGCTACTGTGGTGATCTAGCTTATGTTTGGACTTCTAGTAGTAGAGCAAATCCTGGTCGTCGATTCTTCGGATGTCCACACTAT GAGAACGATGAAAGTCGAGGATGTGATTACTTTTGTTGGATCGATAAATCACATGGTAAGAGAAGTACAGATGCTACACCTGGATTGCGAAACCAAATCAAGATTTTCGAAGAAGATAAGAAACGCAATGAGAAtgttattagaaaattaatttttatcatttttatttgcCTTCTCATCATTGTCCAACTTATATTGCGTTGA
- the LOC133039715 gene encoding uncharacterized protein LOC133039715: protein MDYVSTPSLSVTKYVEDEGAAHKTFDDEDFDIVEVASFWNKGKALVKSKKTQSENVPLIEDDFNDKAYEQFIESGRTVVGPFKTKEAIPRNQYGFYKFIFSNTLDPGYVLAKFRKFEVDRRCMASLRPLREVEGSIIDCFSILMNKYERDSRLPDQPRVWYMPTRISQKTLGSFNVKRIAKDREWSKLFYEDNLEKCVKMFVPVLTLEGAPHWFGAEVNMKSKVVSFMDSLHTAMNEKYRVEATKEMVNLQSFIV, encoded by the exons ATGGATTACGTAAGTACGCCTTCACTATCCGTTACAAAATACGTTGAAGATGAAGGTGCTGCACATAAGACCTTCGACGATGAGGACTTTGATATAGTCGAAGTGGCATCTTTCTGGAATAAAGGCAAAGCCCTCGTCAAATCAAAGAAGACACAGTCGGAGAATGTGCCTTTAATTGAGGATGACTTCAACGATAAGGCGTACGAGCAATTCATTGAGTCGGGCAGAACTGTTGTCGGGCCTTTCAAGACGAAGGAAGCGATCCCCCGTAACCAATATGggttttacaagtttatttttagCAACACGTTAGATCCGGG ATATGTGCTTGCGAAATTTCGAAAGTTTGAAGTGGATAGGAGGTGCATGGCATCGTTGCGACCGTTGCGAGAAGTTGAGGGATCC ATCATTGACTGTTTTTCTATACTAATGAACAAGTACGAACGTGATAGTCGATTACCTGACCAACCTCGTGTTTGGTACATGCCCACTCGCATCTCG CAAAAAACTCTCGGTTCGTTTAATGTGAAGAGGATTGCGAAAGACCGGGAGTGGTCAAAACTGTTTTACGAAGACAACTTGGAAAAATGCGTCAAG ATGTTTGTGCCGGTGTTGACTCTAGAAGGTGCACCACATTGGTTTGGTGCCGAAGTAAATATGAAGTCCAAGGTTGTCTCATTTATGGACTCCCTACACACCGCAATGAATGAGAAGTATCGTGTGGAGGCTACGAAAGAAATGGTAAACTTGCAAAGTTTCATTGTTTGA
- the LOC133029008 gene encoding uncharacterized protein LOC133029008, with the protein MFGDVMGVDDGGDPVVTEGDSDTRYLEEILNVVEYTVSLTMLEKSLLECVEADSLFLIKFSLVVIGTVLAPKTGVDITSGYLHSLRVTRDIRHKNWATAGFRYLMNSIFRFRNKATKNVSVAPYSSSWCT; encoded by the exons ATGTTCGGAGATGTTATGGGGGTGGACGACGGAGGGGATCCTGTAGTCACCGAGGGTGATAGTGACACTCGATATCTGGAGGAGATATTGAACGTTGTCGAGTACACCGTGTCCTTGACAATGTTGGAGAAATCTTTGTTGGAGTGCGTTGAGGCAGACAGCCTATTTCTCATTAAATTTTCTTTGGTGGTCATAGGGACAGTCCTTGCGCCGAAAACGGGGGTCGATATCACTTCGGGGTACTTGCACTCCCTTAGGGTTACCAGGGACATTCGCCACAAGAACTGGGCGACTGCGGGGTTCAGGTATCTGATGAACTCAATTTTCAGATTCCGAAATAAGGCGACGAAGAATGTATCCGTCGCACCTTATTCCTCCAG TTGGTGTACTTGA